A genome region from Myxococcota bacterium includes the following:
- a CDS encoding CbiX/SirB N-terminal domain-containing protein: MKKSVVLIGHGGIPKDFPNEKVSRLKILESQRQRAKTPMTEEESTLDHEIRTWPRTRENDPFCFGVQAIAKHLAPKLMPTKLVLAYNEFCGPSIDEAVDQLVNEGFQHITLLTTMFTPGGVHSEVEIPEIAEALQAKYSHVQIEYPWPFDLNHVAEFLAAQL; this comes from the coding sequence ATGAAAAAATCAGTCGTTCTAATTGGTCACGGTGGTATCCCTAAAGATTTTCCAAACGAAAAAGTAAGTCGGCTGAAAATACTAGAAAGTCAGCGGCAACGCGCTAAAACACCCATGACCGAAGAAGAAAGCACGCTCGATCATGAGATTCGAACTTGGCCCAGAACTCGCGAAAACGATCCTTTTTGCTTTGGCGTGCAGGCGATTGCGAAGCATCTAGCGCCCAAGCTGATGCCGACCAAGCTGGTTTTGGCCTATAACGAGTTTTGCGGCCCCAGCATTGATGAAGCGGTTGATCAACTGGTCAATGAGGGCTTTCAGCATATTACGTTGCTCACAACCATGTTTACGCCGGGTGGTGTGCACTCGGAAGTGGAAATTCCTGAGATAGCAGAGGCTTTGCAGGCTAAATACAGCCATGTGCAGATTGAATACCCTTGGCCATTCGATCTCAATCACGTCGCTGAGTTTTTGGCGGCACAGCTATAA
- a CDS encoding pyridoxal phosphate-dependent aminotransferase — protein sequence MTSAFRNVPLTGVIYVSSEAERRGFSLASKDWCNLGQGQPETGLLPGSPARLTQIAISAEGQEYAPVGGIKPLREAVAAFYNRRFRQGMKSQYTADNVAISAGGRLAVTRAAAALGPVNLGHFLPDYTAYEELLDVFHVFSPIPMLLRAEQHYQFSLDKLEEEVLGRGLSALLFSNPSNPTGTVLQGDRLKDWLKVSKQLDLALIIDEFYSHYIWTPAAKIVSAAAYVEDVEEEAVLVIDGLTKNWRYPGLRLSWTLGPKSVIEAIKSAGSFLDGGASRPTQEAAIELLDDSYVDAESRAIHNVFKAKRDFLLRELMAMGITVESPPEGGFYIWGKLDQLPSHLQGDMNFFQAALEHKVIVVPGRFFDINPGKKRHPRPSRFENHIRFSFGPSMAVLEESCRRLRHMMVSPPPLKKGD from the coding sequence ATGACATCTGCTTTTCGTAATGTTCCTTTGACAGGCGTCATCTACGTTTCCTCCGAAGCGGAAAGGCGGGGATTTTCGCTGGCGTCTAAAGACTGGTGTAACTTAGGGCAAGGCCAGCCTGAGACGGGGCTGTTGCCCGGTTCACCCGCTCGATTAACGCAGATTGCTATTTCAGCTGAAGGTCAGGAGTATGCGCCCGTGGGTGGGATTAAGCCGCTGAGAGAGGCAGTGGCGGCATTCTACAATCGCCGGTTTAGGCAGGGCATGAAAAGCCAGTATACTGCAGACAACGTGGCCATTTCAGCGGGTGGAAGGCTAGCTGTGACGCGTGCGGCGGCTGCTTTGGGGCCTGTCAATCTTGGGCATTTTTTGCCGGATTATACGGCTTATGAAGAGCTGCTCGATGTGTTTCATGTGTTTTCACCCATTCCGATGTTGCTTCGGGCGGAACAGCACTATCAGTTTTCATTGGATAAGTTGGAAGAAGAAGTTCTAGGCAGGGGGCTGAGTGCCCTGCTCTTTTCGAACCCGTCCAATCCTACAGGTACAGTGCTTCAAGGTGATCGCCTTAAAGACTGGTTGAAGGTGTCTAAGCAGCTTGATTTGGCGCTGATTATTGACGAGTTTTATTCGCATTATATTTGGACGCCGGCTGCAAAGATTGTTTCAGCTGCGGCATATGTGGAGGATGTCGAAGAAGAAGCGGTGCTGGTCATTGATGGACTGACAAAGAATTGGCGCTACCCTGGCCTGCGTCTATCTTGGACATTGGGTCCGAAGTCGGTGATTGAGGCGATTAAATCCGCGGGATCTTTTCTGGACGGAGGCGCAAGCAGGCCTACGCAGGAGGCAGCGATTGAGCTTCTGGATGATAGCTATGTAGACGCAGAGAGCCGGGCGATTCATAATGTATTTAAAGCAAAACGTGATTTTTTGCTGCGTGAGCTGATGGCCATGGGAATTACCGTGGAATCGCCGCCTGAGGGCGGGTTCTACATTTGGGGTAAGCTGGATCAGCTGCCAAGCCATCTGCAAGGTGATATGAATTTCTTCCAAGCGGCTCTCGAGCACAAGGTGATCGTAGTTCCAGGGCGGTTTTTCGACATTAATCCGGGGAAAAAGCGACATCCTAGGCCATCGAGATTTGAAAACCACATACGCTTCAGCTTCGGCCCATCTATGGCAGTGCTGGAGGAAAGTTGTAGGCGACTGAGGCACATGATGGTTTCTCCTCCCCCTTTGAAAAAGGGGGATTGA